One region of Solanum pennellii chromosome 6, SPENNV200 genomic DNA includes:
- the LOC107021435 gene encoding 60S ribosomal protein L35, producing the protein MARIKVHELRNKSKTELLAQLKDLKAELSLLRVAKVTGGAPNKLSKIKVVRLSIAQVLTIISQKQKLALREAYKNKKYLPLDLRPKKTRAIRKRLTKHRASLKTEREKKKELYFPLRKYAIKV; encoded by the exons ATGG CACGGATCAAAGTTCACGAGCTGAGGAACAAGTCCAAGACTGAGCTTTTGGCTCAGCTGAAGGACCTGAAAGCAGAGCTTTCTCTTCTCCGTGTTGCCAAAGTCACTGGCGGTGCCCCCAATAAGCTCTCAAAGAT aaagGTAGTTAGATTGTCAATAGCACAGGTGTTGACGATTATATCGCAGAAGCAGAAGTTGGCACTGAGGGAAGCATACAAGAACAAGAAATATTTGCCTCTCGATCTTCGTCCCAAAAAAACCAGAGCTATTCGAAAACGTCTTACTAAGCATCGG GCATCTTTGAAGAcagaaagagagaagaaaaaagaactGTACTTTCCACTTAGAAAGTATGCCATCAAGGT
- the LOC107021851 gene encoding dirigent protein 25-like isoform X2, translated as MAIQNSSSFQIKAVISYLLILALTITLATAGRILDEEVATPTVALENPDPTDQAPVSGATAAGAAAGATGATPATGAAVAGGAGAGVGTVAGGAGAGAYDDHTFSFFLHDILGGSNPSAIAVTGVVTNPAVSGQVPFAKPNGAVLAVDNGVPTNNANSGIISNNNIPFLTGLSGTTSNLINQNNNGIIGGGNGLPAINLQQLGSGISFQKLMFGTLTVFDDELTEGHELNSGLIGKAQGFYVASSEDGLSQTMAFTVMFKSGSYADSLSFFGVHRMGVSESHLAVMAGTGKYVNAKGFATVKTFPASNQLQETDGVETVLHITVYLAY; from the exons ATGGCAATTCAAAATTCGAGCTCTTTTCAAATCAAAGCCGTTATCTCATACCTACTCATTCTAGCTCTCACAATAACATTAGCTACAGCAGGTCGAATCCTTGACGAGGAAGTGGCCACCCCTACCGTAGCATTAGAAAATCCTGACCCTACCGATCAAGCACCAGTTTCAGGGGCAACTGCGGCTGGTGCAGCTGCTGGAGCTACAG GTGCAACACCTGCAACGGGTGCTGCTGTAGCCGGTGGAGCTGGGGCTGGTGTTGGTACTGTAGCCGGTGGTGCTGGTGCTGGTGCTTACGATGATCATACATTTTCCTTCTTCCTGCACGATATCCTAGGAGGATCAAATCCTTCAGCTATAGCCGTTACCGGAGTGGTAACAAACCCCGCAGTGAGCGGTCAAGTACCGTTCGCCAAACCAAACGGTGCCGTTTTAGCAGTTGACAACGGCGTTCCCACTAACAACGCCAACAGCGGAAtcatcagcaacaacaatatCCCTTTCCTTACTGGCCTTAGCGGAACAACATCTAATCTTATTAATCAAAACAACAACGGAATCATCGGAGGCGGTAATGGTTTGCCAGCGATTAATTTGCAGCAATTAGGATCAGGAATTAGTTTCCAGAAACTGATGTTCGGTACATTGACCGTATTCGACGATGAATTGACCGAAGGACACGAGCTGAATTCGGGTTTAATTGGGAAAGCTCAAGGATTTTACGTTGCTAGCTCGGAAGACGGGTTGAGTCAAACCATGGCGTTTACTGTGATGTTTAAGAGTGGAAGTTATGCTGATAGTTTGAGTTTTTTTGGTGTTCATAGAATGGGAGTTTCTGAATCACATCTTGCAGTTATGGCTGGCACGGGAAAATATGTTAATGCTAAGGGATTTGCTACTGTTAAGACTTTTCCTGCTTCTAATCAGCTTCAAGAGACTGATGGAGTGGAGACTGTGTTGCACATTACTGTGTATCTTGCCTATTAG
- the LOC107021851 gene encoding dirigent protein 25-like isoform X1 — protein sequence MAIQNSSSFQIKAVISYLLILALTITLATAGRILDEEVATPTVALENPDPTDQAPVSGATAAGAAAGATAGATPATGAAVAGGAGAGVGTVAGGAGAGAYDDHTFSFFLHDILGGSNPSAIAVTGVVTNPAVSGQVPFAKPNGAVLAVDNGVPTNNANSGIISNNNIPFLTGLSGTTSNLINQNNNGIIGGGNGLPAINLQQLGSGISFQKLMFGTLTVFDDELTEGHELNSGLIGKAQGFYVASSEDGLSQTMAFTVMFKSGSYADSLSFFGVHRMGVSESHLAVMAGTGKYVNAKGFATVKTFPASNQLQETDGVETVLHITVYLAY from the exons ATGGCAATTCAAAATTCGAGCTCTTTTCAAATCAAAGCCGTTATCTCATACCTACTCATTCTAGCTCTCACAATAACATTAGCTACAGCAGGTCGAATCCTTGACGAGGAAGTGGCCACCCCTACCGTAGCATTAGAAAATCCTGACCCTACCGATCAAGCACCAGTTTCAGGGGCAACTGCGGCTGGTGCAGCTGCTGGAGCTACAG CAGGTGCAACACCTGCAACGGGTGCTGCTGTAGCCGGTGGAGCTGGGGCTGGTGTTGGTACTGTAGCCGGTGGTGCTGGTGCTGGTGCTTACGATGATCATACATTTTCCTTCTTCCTGCACGATATCCTAGGAGGATCAAATCCTTCAGCTATAGCCGTTACCGGAGTGGTAACAAACCCCGCAGTGAGCGGTCAAGTACCGTTCGCCAAACCAAACGGTGCCGTTTTAGCAGTTGACAACGGCGTTCCCACTAACAACGCCAACAGCGGAAtcatcagcaacaacaatatCCCTTTCCTTACTGGCCTTAGCGGAACAACATCTAATCTTATTAATCAAAACAACAACGGAATCATCGGAGGCGGTAATGGTTTGCCAGCGATTAATTTGCAGCAATTAGGATCAGGAATTAGTTTCCAGAAACTGATGTTCGGTACATTGACCGTATTCGACGATGAATTGACCGAAGGACACGAGCTGAATTCGGGTTTAATTGGGAAAGCTCAAGGATTTTACGTTGCTAGCTCGGAAGACGGGTTGAGTCAAACCATGGCGTTTACTGTGATGTTTAAGAGTGGAAGTTATGCTGATAGTTTGAGTTTTTTTGGTGTTCATAGAATGGGAGTTTCTGAATCACATCTTGCAGTTATGGCTGGCACGGGAAAATATGTTAATGCTAAGGGATTTGCTACTGTTAAGACTTTTCCTGCTTCTAATCAGCTTCAAGAGACTGATGGAGTGGAGACTGTGTTGCACATTACTGTGTATCTTGCCTATTAG
- the LOC107021736 gene encoding protein POLLENLESS 3-like, translating to MWRNNERVYMTPARGFLTPPPKWRSPATEKDQKWPTHAQSAKADLFHVIHKVPSGDSPYVRAKHVQLIDKDPGKAISLFWAAINSGDRVDSALKDMAVVMKQLDRSDEAIEAIKSFRNLCPSESQESIDNILIELYKRSGRLEEEIELLELKLKNVEEGIAFGGKRTKIARSQGKKVQITIEKEYARLLGNLAWSYMQLNNFKLAEEYYRKALSLESDKNKQSNLAICLMHMNKIAEARFLLQSIKASDRWQMDESCTKSFERATQMLAELESHGIQNSKEQVEEMRVRIDSSTSDEHDRRGHEKTHPPPFTASGPPKHFLTQPRRYSCSLNDGGWLNKDSVSACSRRLLFEQTSNNENVQLVVNHNFNKLISVNEISEGASVVCGQVFSRSWGNDANVKSECDLQPPYSKWKNNSSGNDGSDQISLELTRSPTESLADITSARKCSEDVSKDCWSSTLTYRDMVTLEDTTEHLDSTNLKPLNLPACTSKKSWADMVEEDELGLQFHETPGTYSDENENIDTNIINLSQNIDTLCLNEGYHTQPGREARRSLCFDQNDRKEKCSSGFQGKEHKSGSLNSLPPIGDVAYQTPVTLMRRNRLQVFRDITPESPKP from the exons ATGTGGAGGAATAACGAGAGAGTCTACATGACTCCGGCGAGGGGTTTCTTGACCCCACCGCCGAAATGGAGATCGCCGGCGACGGAAAAGGACCAGAAGTGGCCAACTCATGCACAGAGTGCTAAAGCTGATCTTTTTCACGTCATTCACAAAGTGCCTTCTGGTGATTCTCCTTATGTCAGGGCGAAACATGTTCAA TTAATTGATAAGGATCCAGGCAAGGCAATTTCTCTGTTCTGGGCAGCAATTAATTCCGGTGATCGAGTTGATAGTGCTCTGAAAGACATGGCAGTGGTAATGAAACAGTTGGATCGTTCAGACGAGGCAATAGAAGCAATAAAGTCATTTCGAAATCTCTGTCCCTCTGAGTCTCAGGAGTCCATTGACAACATCTTGATTGAACTCTACAAG AGATCTGGTAGGCTCGAAGAAGAGATTGAATTACTTGAACTGAAATTGAAGAACGTTGAAGAAGGCATAGCATTTGGTGGGAAGAGGACTAAGATTGCTAGATCTCAAGGAAAAAAGGTTCAAATAACAATTGAAAAGGAGTACGCGAG ATTGTTGGGGAACTTGGCATGGTCATACATGCAACTGAATAACTTTAAATTGGCAGAGGAGTACTATAG AAAAGCACTCTCTCTCGAATCGGACAAGAACAAGCAAAGCAATCTTGCAATTTGTTTGATGCACATGAACAAGATTGCAGAAGCTAGGTTTCTGCTTCAAAGCATAAAAGCCTCAGATAGATGGCAAATGGATGAGTCATGCACCAAGTCCTTTGAGCGTGCCACTCAAATGCTAGCTGAGTTAGAATCTCATGGCATTCAGAACTCCAAGGAACAGGTGGAAGAGATGCGGGTTAGGATAGATTCATCCACTTCAGATGAACATGATCGCAGGGGACACGAGAAGACACATCCACCTCCATTTACTGCTTCTGGACCTCCAAAGCACTTTTTGACACAGCCAAGAAGATATTCATGTTCACTCAATGATGGAGGTTGGTTGAATAAGGACTCTGTTAGTGCCTGTAGTCGAAGATTGTTATTTGAACAAACATCAAATAATGAGAATGTGCAGTTAGTTGTGAATCATAATTTCAACAAGCTCATTTCTGTCAACGAGATAAGCGAGGGAGCATCCGTTGTATGTGGACAAGTGTTCTCTAGGTCATGGGGTAATGACGCTAATGTGAAAAGTGAATGTGATTTGCAGCCACCTTACTCCAAATGGAAAAACAACTCTTCAGGAAATGATGGATCAGACCAAATTTCTTTAGAGTTGACTAGGTCTCCAACAGAATCATTGGCTGATATTACAAGTGCAAGAAAATGTTCTGAAGATGTGAGTAAAGATTGTTGGAGTTCCACTTTGACTTATAGAGATATGGTGACATTAGAGGATACCACCGAacacttggacagcacaaacttGAAACCTTTAAACTTGCCTGCATGCACAAGCAAGAAGAGTTGGGCTGATATGGTGGAAGAGGATGAGCTAGGTTTGCAATTTCATGAAACTCCAGGCACATATTCAGATGAAAATGAGAATATCgatacaaatattattaatcTTAGCCAAAACATTGATACATTGTGTCTGAATGAAGGATATCATACACAACCTGGACGAGAAGCAAGGCGTTCCTTGTGCTTTGATCAGAATGACAGAAAAGAAAAGTGTTCATCTGGCTTTCAGGGGAAAGAGCATAAGTCTGGAAGCTTGAACTCCTTGCCCCCTATAGGAGACGTTGCTTATCAAACTCCAGTCACGTTGATGCGGAGGAACAGATTGCAAGTATTCAGAGATATAACTCCTGAAAGTCCTAAACCTTGA
- the LOC107021432 gene encoding aquaporin TIP1-3-like — MPISRIAIGNLAEATKPDALKAATAEFFSMLIFVFAGSGSGMAFSKLTNGGAATPAGLISASIAHAFALFVAVSVGANISGGHVNPAVTFGAFVGGHITLFRSVLYWIAQLLGSVVACVLLKFSTGGLETSAFALSSGVTPWNAVVFEIVMTFGLVYTVYATAVDPKKGDLGIIAPIAIGFIVGANILAGGAFDGASMNPAVSFGPAVVSWTWDNHWVYWLGPFGGAAIAALVYEIIFIGQNTHEQLPTTDDY, encoded by the exons ATGCCAATTTCTAGAATTGCCATCGGAAATTTAGCAGAGGCTACCAAGCCTGATGCTCTCAAGGCTGCAACAGCTGAGTTCTTTTCCATGctcatttttgtttttgctgGTTCAGGATCTGGCATGGCCTTCA GTAAGCTGACGAATGGTGGCGCAGCGACGCCAGCTGGACTTATTTCGGCATCCATAGCACATGCCTTTGCCCTTTTTGTGGCAGTTTCAGTTGGAGCGAATATTTCTGGAGGTCACGTAAATCCTGCTGTTACATTTGGTGCTTTTGTAGGAGGTCACATTACACTTTTTAGAAGTGTATTGTATTGGATTGCGCAATTGCTTGGATCCGTCGTTGCTTGTGTGCTCCTCAAGTTTTCTACTGGTGGATTG GAAACATCGGCATTTGCGCTATCAAGTGGAGTGACACCATGGAACGCAGTTGTTTTTGAGATCGTAATGACATTTGGGCTTGTTTACACTGTTTACGCGACTGCAGTTGATCCAAAGAAGGGAGATTTGGGGATAATTGCACCTATTGCAATTGGTTTTATTGTGGGTGCTAATATTTTGGCTGGTGGTGCGTTTGATGGTGCATCAATGAACCCAGCGGTGTCGTTTGGTCCAGCTGTGGTTAGCTGGACCTGGGACAACCACTGGGTCTATTGGCTCGGCCCATTTGGAGGTGCAGCTATTGCTGCTCTAGTATATGAAATCATTTTCATTGGTCAGAACACTCACGAGCAGCTTCCTACCACTGATGATTACTAA
- the LOC107021351 gene encoding transcription factor MYB48-like: MVEEEMRKGPWTEQEDVQLVFYVKMFGDRRWDFLAKVSGLKRSGKSCRLRWVNYLNPSLKRGKMTPQEELLVLQLHSKYGNRWSKIAGKLPGRTDNEIKNYWRTHMRKQAQDEKKNTNKASISPSSSNCSSSSANSPVEDFSTERNELLQVAGENKIYEGDQNMMVYSMDEIWKEVESTEEIETKNDLPAMASNTRDYNYCPDSIWMSTHDHYYFDNHQDFSFFTG, encoded by the exons atggttGAAGAAGAAATGAGAAAAGGTCCATGGACAGAACAAGAAGATGTTCAACTAGTATTTTATGTGAAGATGTTTGGTGATCGTCGCTGGGATTTTCTGGCGAAAGTTTCAG GTTTGAAAAGAAGTGGAAAGAGTTGCAGATTACGATGGGTTAATTACTTGAATCCTTCTCTCAAACGTGGAAAGATGACTCCTCAAGAAGAacttcttgttcttcaactGCACTCCAAATATGGAAATAG ATGGTCAAAAATAGCTGGAAAATTACCAGGGCGAACTGATAATGAAATCAAGAATTACTGGAGAACACATATGCGAAAGCAAGCTCAAGATGAGAAGAAGAATACTAATAAGGCTTCAATATCTCCATCTTCATCCAATTGTTCCTCTTCCTCTGCCAATAGTCCTGTTGAGGACTTCAGTACTGAAAGAAATGAGTTGTTGCAAGTTGctggagaaaataaaatatatgaaggGGATCAAAACATGATGGTCTATTCCATGGATGAAATATGGAAAGAAGTCGAATCAACCGAAGAAATCGAAACTAAGAATGATTTACCAGCTATGGCATCAAATACAAGGGATTATAATTATTGCCCAGATTCAATATGGATGAGTACTCATGATCATTATTACTTTGACAATCAtcaagatttttcattttttacgGGCTAA
- the LOC107021733 gene encoding protein UPSTREAM OF FLC-like produces MSRTTELQMHKKWKGRETSPERTKVWTEPPNHKLSKVPVVYYLARNGQLEHPHFMEVPLSSRDGLYLRDVINRLNCLRGKGMASMYSWSAKRSYRNGFVWHDLTENDFIYPAHGQEYVLKGSELFDSALPSQPDEIACSNSRNPVPEKQKLSKDREFPAVARRRNQSWSSSDFHEYLVYKAESPGELLGRIGADASTQTEDRRRRRGGMRILEEEEELRENRTVEPDCKEPDEVEHSSNESTELNRGEISPPLSDSSSETLETLMKADGKLILRPDTISEDSTANTHSSGKTKAASVLMQLLYCGSMSFKQCGPGYGKENGFSLISQYKNRLSHGRCTNQAVKDVESPIVEYHGSEERIKLEDKEYFSGSLIEMKKKEKFPALKRSSSYNVERSTKLELNEKQKDGKTKCYLRKQKNQSTREEGDSDLSNALQ; encoded by the exons ATGTCGAGGACGACGGAGCTCCAAATGCACaagaaatggaaaggtagagAAACAAGCCCTGAACGTACCAAAGTTTGGACTGAACCTCCTAACCATAAGCTCAGCAAAGTACCCGTTGTTTACTATCTCGCCAGAAATGGCCAACTTGAGCATCCTCATTTCATGGAAGTGCCTCTTTCCTCCCGTGATGGTCTGTATCTCAGAG aTGTGATCAACCGCTTGAATTGTCTTCGTGGAAAAGGCATGGCCTCTATGTACTCCTGGTCTGCTAAAAG AAGTTATAGGAATGGATTCGTGTGGCACGATTTGACAGAGAACGATTTTATCTACCCAGCACATGGTCAAGAGTATGTTCTGAAAGGATCAGAGCTTTTCGATAGCGCATTGCCTTCACAACCCGATGAAATCGCTTGTTCTAATTCTAGAAATCCGGTGCCGGAAAAACAGAAATTGAGTAAGGATCGTGAGTTTCCTGCCGTGGCAAGGCGCCGGAATCAGTCCTGGAGTTCCTCCGATTTCCACGAGTACCTAGTTTACAAGGCCGAGTCACCCGGCGAATTACTCGGAAGAATTGGAGCCGACGCTTCAACTCAAACAGAGGACAGACGACGCCGGCGAGGAGGAATGCGAatccttgaagaagaagaagagttgaGAGAAAACCGGACCGTTGAACCGGACTGTAAAGAACCGGACGAGGTTGAACATAGTTCGAACGAGTCAACGGAGCTGAACAGAGGTGAAATTTCACCACCACTATCCGATTCAAGCTCTGAAACGCTAGAAACGTTGATGAAGGCGGACGGAAAATTAATCCTACGGCCAGATACAATCAGCGAAGATTCAACGGCTAATACTCATTCAAGTGGAAAGACCAAAGCAGCTTCCGTTTTGATGCAATTACTCTATTGCGGTTCAATGTCCTTCAAACAATGCGGACCCGGTTATGGGAAGGAAAATGGATTTTCCTTGATTTCACAGTATAAAAATCGTCTGTCCCATGGCAGGTGTACCAATCAAGCGGTGAAGGATGTAGAGAGTCCAATTGTGGAATATCACGGAAGTGAAGAGAGAATTAAGCTGGAAGATAAGGAATACTTCAGTGGGAGTTTAATAGagatgaagaagaaggagaagtttCCAGCTCTAAAGAGGTCTTCTTCATACAATGTAGAACG GAGTACAAAATTGGAGCTGAATGAGAAGCAAAAAGACGGGAAAACAAAATGTTATCTGCGAAAGCAAAAGAACCAATCGACCCGAGAGGAAGGAGACAGTGACTTGTCTAATGCCCTGCAGTAG